The following are encoded in a window of Rosa chinensis cultivar Old Blush chromosome 4, RchiOBHm-V2, whole genome shotgun sequence genomic DNA:
- the LOC112198832 gene encoding uncharacterized protein LOC112198832 has translation METLFFWVKIMNIPLTLEVKEMIINVASLTGHFLELDQKLFDTSAKIQVQVAHEITKPFILKKTLKLAPGVVEEIVFFFENLIGRCRKCNLIFHANGSCLVATPPKTDPSTAAAPRLDLVSPFIGFKEPFFTHGMFKFQGSQLHIPPVARNLFSNMDTPRGRRPLVIKHAQLRQSMTQEDKDANQILAMVPGDSEPTVKRSRPASPFTSLKKLKFVFEELQSNREREAATKKIKVPKFSSKIMAKSLGLIETRGGMLVPKEVMTPIATISSEAAKMENSSHKKKRGRPLGSKNKKPSNKKDPAQEVLSLLYSKKSPSPSSKGKEKV, from the coding sequence ATGGAAACCCTATTCTTCTGGGTGAAGATCATGAACATTCCACTGACTTTGGAGGTGAAGGAAATGATTATCAATGTGGCCTCCCTTACGGGTCACTTTCTGGAACTAGATCAGAAACTGTTTGACACTTCTGCCAAAATTCAAGTGCAGGTCGCCCATGAGATCACAAAACCATTCATTCTCAAGAAGACCCTCAAGTTGGCACCCGGTGTGGTTGAAGAAATAGTCTTCTTTTTTGAAAACCTAATTGGAAGATGTCGCAAATGCAATCTGATCTTCCATGCAAATGGGAGTTGCTTGGTCGCTACTCCACCAAAAACTGATCCCTCCACTGCTGCTGCTCCACGCTTAGATCTAGTGAGCCCTTTTATTGGCTTCAAGGAGCCTTTTTTTACTCATGGAATGTTTAAGTTTCAGGGATCCCAACTGCATATTCCTCCGGTTGCCAGAAACCTATTTAGTAACATGGACACCCCTAGAGGTCGTCGGCCTCTTGTCATCAAGCATGCACAACTGAGGCAGAGTATGACACAAGAGGACAAGGATGCGAATCAGATATTGGCAATGGTACCAGGGGACAGTGAGCCTACTGTGAAGAGGAGCAGACCTGCCTCCCCATTCACATCTCTAAAAAAGCTAAAGTTCGTCTTTGAGGAGCTACAAAGCAATAGAGAACGGGAGGCAGCAACCAAGAAAATCAAGGTACCTAAGTTTTCTTCCAAGATTATGGCCAAATCTCTAGGACTCATTGAAACTCGGGGAGGCATGCTGGTTCCAAAAGAGGTGATGACGCCTATTGCAACAATATCAAGTGAAGCAGCCAAGATGGAGAACAGTAGtcacaagaagaaaaggggTCGACCTCTTggctcaaaaaacaaaaaaccatctAATAAAAAGGACCCTGCTCAGGAAGTATTGAGTCTCTTGTACTCGAAGAAATCTCCTAGCCCGAGTagtaagggcaaggagaaagtTTAG